Proteins co-encoded in one bacterium genomic window:
- a CDS encoding DUF86 domain-containing protein, protein MTSLPINLDMIRSRSADIRRESEMLRAYSVLSVETFSTDAEKVRAARYSLTVVVEAAATICNHLVARQGRVSESYPGCFQLLGELGIVDASLATRLAALARLRNLLVHGYGRVDDRRLHHLMRQDLGDLEAFLAAVGAHVLSSSGELP, encoded by the coding sequence ATGACCTCTCTGCCCATCAACCTGGACATGATCCGCAGCCGCAGCGCCGATATCCGGCGCGAGAGCGAGATGCTGCGCGCCTACTCGGTCCTGTCCGTGGAGACCTTCTCCACCGATGCCGAAAAGGTCAGGGCCGCGCGGTACAGCCTGACCGTGGTGGTAGAAGCCGCGGCGACCATCTGCAACCATCTGGTTGCCCGCCAGGGGCGTGTCTCAGAGAGCTACCCCGGTTGCTTCCAGTTGCTCGGGGAGCTGGGGATTGTGGATGCTTCCCTGGCCACCCGCCTTGCGGCCCTGGCGCGGCTTCGCAACCTCCTTGTCCACGGCTACGGCCGGGTGGATGACCGGCGGTTGCATCACCTCATGCGCCAGGACCTGGGCGACCTGGAGGCGTTCCTGGCCGCCGTCGGGGCTCACGTTCTTTCTTCAAGCGGTGAGTTGCCATGA
- a CDS encoding phosphodiester glycosidase family protein, whose product MAISGRIRGAGRLKRRCMRRDLLALGLSTCLLLAGRLPPADATDHPARVLDLRWHRTGEATGITVRLSAPVRYRAAASSTVITLDLWKAAGESERTVAVGSGVASSISLRRLTPEVTRLTILLRRPARFKVFARDDRLVVTVFPSWKGAVALPKGVAYRSLRVATGAGRARAHVVTIDPRAPGIEIRSALGGGAVAATETTSTAATRLEAAAAINGNYYSRAGLPLGLVVLDGRILSAPLPRRTAFGVDAAGRPWIGPVEFGGRLVTDTGMEVPISAVNRPPRASGIALYTPEFGPQTPPQALVAIVRGGRIAAFSNGRPAIPSDGYALAAAASQQHFLTNLVREQRVTVQLALEPGGLRHALQGGPRLVRAGAVEVPYAWEGFGRWFAMARTARSAIGIARNGTVLFVTVDRRAGRRGRLESTGMNLFELASLMRSLGARDAVNLDGGGSATLVVGGRVVSAPPRAGERRVSAMLVARHRTAER is encoded by the coding sequence ATGGCGATCTCCGGCAGGATTCGTGGCGCAGGACGCCTAAAGCGCCGTTGCATGCGACGCGACCTGCTCGCCCTGGGCCTCTCAACCTGCCTCCTGCTCGCGGGACGCCTCCCGCCTGCCGACGCGACCGACCATCCTGCCCGGGTACTCGATCTCCGCTGGCACCGGACCGGCGAGGCGACGGGCATCACCGTACGGCTCTCCGCGCCTGTGCGCTACCGCGCCGCTGCCTCCTCGACGGTCATCACGCTCGATCTGTGGAAGGCCGCGGGAGAATCAGAGCGCACCGTCGCCGTCGGAAGTGGCGTCGCGTCCTCGATCAGTCTGCGCCGGCTCACCCCCGAGGTCACGCGACTGACGATCCTCCTGCGTCGGCCGGCCCGGTTCAAAGTCTTCGCGCGCGACGATCGCCTCGTGGTCACGGTCTTCCCCAGTTGGAAGGGAGCCGTCGCGCTCCCGAAGGGCGTGGCATACAGGTCGCTCCGCGTCGCCACCGGCGCGGGTCGCGCGCGGGCTCACGTGGTAACGATAGACCCGCGCGCCCCTGGGATCGAGATCAGGTCGGCGCTCGGCGGCGGCGCGGTCGCCGCGACCGAGACCACCAGCACGGCAGCTACCCGGCTGGAGGCTGCGGCCGCCATCAACGGTAACTACTACTCGCGCGCGGGCCTGCCGCTGGGACTGGTCGTGCTTGACGGGCGCATCCTGTCGGCACCCCTACCTCGGCGCACGGCCTTTGGCGTGGACGCCGCGGGCCGGCCATGGATCGGCCCCGTGGAGTTCGGCGGGCGGCTCGTAACCGACACCGGAATGGAGGTCCCGATCTCCGCGGTCAACCGGCCGCCGCGCGCGAGCGGGATCGCTCTGTACACGCCGGAGTTCGGGCCGCAGACCCCGCCGCAGGCGCTGGTGGCGATCGTGCGCGGTGGCCGGATCGCCGCCTTCAGCAACGGGCGCCCGGCCATCCCTTCCGATGGCTACGCGCTCGCGGCGGCGGCCTCCCAGCAACACTTCCTGACCAACCTCGTACGGGAGCAGCGCGTCACGGTGCAACTGGCGCTTGAGCCGGGCGGCCTCCGCCACGCCCTACAGGGCGGCCCGCGTCTGGTACGGGCCGGGGCGGTCGAGGTCCCATACGCCTGGGAGGGATTCGGCAGGTGGTTCGCCATGGCGCGGACCGCCCGGTCGGCAATCGGCATCGCGAGGAACGGCACGGTGCTCTTCGTCACGGTAGATCGAAGGGCCGGCCGTCGCGGCCGCCTGGAGAGCACAGGAATGAATCTCTTCGAGCTGGCGTCGCTGATGCGCTCGCTCGGCGCGCGCGATGCGGTGAACCTGGACGGAGGCGGATCCGCGACGCTCGTGGTGGGCGGACGCGTGGTCAGCGCTCCACCCCGGGCCGGTGAGCGCCGGGTGTCCGCGATGCTGGTCGCGCGGCACCGAACGGCGGAGCGGTAG
- a CDS encoding MFS transporter: MSDSAAVRPAGRREVFAPLRQRNFRLLWTGLLVSNTGSWMQFTALGYLVDQITKDPIYLGLLGLSQAVPRLLFAFLGGVAADRFDRRRILLWTNAATMISAALLGLLTISGRIQVWQILAIGAFNSLANSFDMPARQSLVPSLVGERQLMQAVSLNTMAFNGSGIFGPSLAGVLIATVGVAGCFFANAASYIAVLTALWLMDVLPANAWRRESVGEDIRQGIGLLIRHRHLMAILGIVAAINFFGRPYIRLMPTLAREVLRVGPSGLGLLQAAPGVGTILAVFLLGAIGEAAQKGKLLVVAAMATGAIVVLFALSPWFAASMGLLVLVGTSQAVAMAAANTLLQTSVAPDQRGRIMGLYGMVTFGMLSLGTLPLGALAGVVGVPLTLALGGAVVVVLVGLLAIASPRIARL; encoded by the coding sequence TTGTCTGACTCCGCGGCCGTGCGGCCCGCAGGAAGACGCGAGGTCTTTGCGCCGCTTCGCCAGCGCAACTTCCGGTTGCTCTGGACCGGTCTGCTCGTCTCCAACACCGGGTCGTGGATGCAGTTCACCGCGCTCGGCTATCTGGTTGACCAGATCACGAAGGACCCCATCTATCTCGGCCTGCTGGGGCTGAGCCAGGCCGTTCCGCGGCTGCTCTTCGCCTTCCTGGGCGGCGTGGCGGCCGATCGTTTCGACCGCCGCCGAATACTGCTGTGGACGAACGCCGCCACGATGATCTCCGCGGCCCTGCTGGGGTTGCTGACGATCTCGGGGCGCATCCAGGTGTGGCAGATCCTGGCGATCGGCGCCTTCAACTCACTCGCCAACTCCTTCGATATGCCGGCCAGGCAGTCGCTGGTACCGTCCCTGGTGGGAGAGCGCCAGTTGATGCAGGCGGTCAGCTTGAACACGATGGCGTTCAACGGCTCCGGCATCTTCGGCCCGTCGCTGGCCGGGGTGCTGATCGCCACGGTCGGCGTCGCGGGCTGCTTCTTCGCCAACGCCGCAAGCTACATCGCCGTGCTGACGGCGCTCTGGTTGATGGACGTGCTGCCGGCTAACGCCTGGAGGCGAGAATCGGTGGGGGAGGATATCCGGCAGGGGATCGGGCTGCTCATCCGCCACCGGCACCTGATGGCGATCTTGGGGATCGTCGCGGCGATCAACTTCTTCGGCCGTCCCTACATCCGCCTGATGCCCACGCTGGCCCGCGAGGTGCTGCGCGTCGGCCCCTCCGGGCTGGGCCTGCTGCAGGCCGCGCCCGGAGTCGGCACCATCCTGGCGGTGTTCCTGCTGGGCGCGATCGGCGAGGCGGCGCAGAAGGGCAAGCTGCTGGTGGTGGCGGCGATGGCGACCGGCGCCATCGTGGTGCTGTTCGCGCTCTCACCGTGGTTCGCCGCCTCAATGGGGCTGTTGGTGCTGGTCGGCACCAGTCAGGCGGTGGCAATGGCCGCGGCCAACACGCTGTTGCAGACCAGCGTGGCCCCCGACCAGCGTGGGCGGATAATGGGGCTCTACGGCATGGTCACGTTTGGGATGCTTTCACTGGGCACGCTGCCGCTGGGCGCCCTGGCCGGCGTGGTAGGCGTGCCGCTGACCCTGGCGCTGGGCGGGGCGGTGGTTGTGGTCCTGGTCGGCCTGCTGGCGATTGCATCGCCCAGGATCGCCAGGCTGTAG